The nucleotide sequence TCTGAACCGCGACAAAGAAGATCAAAACTCATAGTGTACTCCGGATCATCAGGGTCGGCGAAAGTGTAAAAAGGCCTTTTTTTAACAGGGTAATGGGTGATAAAAATAAGTTCTGAACCGTATTTTTCATCCGCCCACTTGCAGATTTCTCTTTCATCTTCCGGCTCCAAGTCCGGCTCCTTCCTATTGTCTCTGCCCGTTCTTTGGAAAATAATTTCCTGCGCCTCCCTCATTTTCAATTGAGGAATTTTTTCAGATACTTTCGGCAATTCAACATTTAATATTTTCAAATTATCCGCCTGATTTTTTCCGACATTCAAGAATATTCTGCGAACTACCGCTTCACAGGCCCCCATTACATCTTTCCACGATTCGATAAAGCCCATTTCCGCATCCATGCTTATATATTCAGATAAATGGCGGGTGGTAACGCTCGGTTCAGCCCTGAAAACATGGCAGACAGTAAAAACCCTTTCAAAACCATTAACTAAAATTTGCTTATAAAGTTGAGGACTCTGGGCCAAAAAAGCTTCGTGATTGTAATATCTAACGGAAAAAATTTCCGCCCCTCCTTCAGCGTTAGCCGGAACTATCGCCGGCGCTTCAAATTCCATGAAATCCATCTCTTTCAAAGCCTGCCTAAAGCCGCCGACTACTTCCTCTTCTATCTTGAAAATGGCCCTTATTTTTTCATTCTTAAAGCTTAACGGCCTGAAATCTAAAAGCTTTGGAAGGGAGAGATTTAATTCCCTTAAGTCAAAAGGCAATGTCTCTGCCTCGCCAAGAATTTCAATCTTGTCCGCTTTCAATTCCACTGTTCCTGTTTTAATTTCCGGATTAACCATTTTCTCCGGCCTTGCCTTCACTTCCCCCTCAATGGCGACGGCTGTCTCATCTTTTATATTTTCAGCCATATCTTTAGGGCAGACGACCTGCAATAATCCGCTTCTGTCCCTCAAGTCAAAAAAAACAATCCCGCCGTGGTCGCGCCTTGAATTTACCCATCCGCAAATTCTTACCTTCTCCCCTATTTTTTCAATTGTTTTTAAAATAAGCGTTCTTTCCATAATAATTAAATTTTAATTTTAATAATAAATTGTCCTTGACTGATTTAATTGATCATATTTTTACCTGCGAACTGAATTTATTAAAGAAAAGCAAAGTTTTAAAAATCTTTACGAACTCTTCATTATTTTTTTTCTTTTCAAGATAGAACTCGGCTAAAACTTCTCTAAATCTTAAAAGTTCCCTTAACCCCCTTCGCCATTTTTTATCATCAATGGTCAGATCCAAAAGCTCAAATGCTCTTTCAAGGGAGCTTATCGCATATTCCTCGTCATTTTTCTGAATCCAATTTTTTGCCCGGGAAAATTCAGCTCCGATATTCAAAATTTGCTCTGTTTTTGACAATTTTTGCCATTTTTCGGAAGTCATAAATTTATCAAATTATTTATTACTTTATCCATTTTTTCTTTTATCTCCGACTTTTCAATATTCATTGAACGATTATTTTCCAATGGCTTGATATTTATCAAGGAAAAATATTCAATATATTCTTTTTTCTTCTTCTTCAAAGGGTAAAAATTCCCTCCCCATATATTCTTGCCGTCCGACCCGCTCTTAACAAGCGCTTCTTGAGCATCGGAATGAAGTTCCCCGCCAAAAGCAATTACCCCTCGTTTAATGTCAACGACAAATTTAACCATATCCTTAAAAGGGTTATCCAAAAATTTATTTAAGTAAGATTTACCTATCTTATCCTTAATAATCTCTATCGGGTATTCCATATTTTTGCATTGGTTATAAATCTACTTTACAATAGCAAAATTTTCCCTATTTGAAAACTAAAAACAACGAAGGACGGACCTCCGTTGTTTTTGATTTCTGAACAATTATTAATTTTTTCTTATTCCCTTCATGAATCTTAATCTTTAATCTATTTGAGCGAAGAGAACTACGTAATTCTTGCCGTAGGCCTTGGCGCAATTAGGACAAGTCGTATAAGAGAAATACAGCTTCTTAATTTTCTTACCCTTGCCCTCAACATATTCCTTCATTTCTATCGCCCATTTACCGGCGTTTTGATACGGTCCTTCAAAAACTTTTGTTAAGAAAGCGCCGGAAATAGTTGCCATCTGCGCGCCCGGAACTTCTTTGGAAACGTCAATATAAATATCCGCCCCCCAAAGCGATTTTTCATCAGTCAGCATAAGCTGATGTGGCGCTTTAGCATTCGCTTTCTCAATCAGCTCCATATTTTTAACTATCTTCCCTCCCATATTAAGGGGCATGTGTAAAAAGCTGGTGATCTGATCCTTTACGAAAATTTTGTCTTTCCATATTATTTCTTTCCCCTGCCATATTTCAGGGTTGAAAGGCTCACAGCATCCGGTCGGCTTAATCGTTGAATTTGTTGTTAAGTTTTCCATATTTTTTTATTATTTTATTATTTTTTGTTTTGTTATTTTTAATTTATAAGACGACTTTTTAATAATCCGTTTCCTCTCTCATTCTATCAAAAAATCGCTCCCGCCGATAGGCGAAAAGCGATTTTCCTTAGGAATATTATGTCGGTGCGTCGAGGAAGGACGCCCTGCAAATTACAGGGATTACCGGGGTGGACGCCCTGCAACTCGTATTGCTTGGCTTAGTTAAGCAACCAGATTGAATAATTCAGATATGAGGCGAAACTGACCCAGAGAATATACGGCACAAGTAAATACGCCACCAGTTTTCCTCGTCCTTCCGTAGTCCTCCACGAGGACGAAGGAGGAGAGATTTTATAGAAAACAACCATTGTCCAAACGATAGCGAACCAAAGCGCCACAATATCAACGAGCGCCCAGCCGGGATTTTGCAAGCCCAAAAAATAATTGACCAAATAGCATTCAAAAAAGCTGGACACCGAAAACGCCAAGCGCTATTTTTATTTCTTTCTTTTTATCCTCCGACTTGTCCGCTGGATCCTTGGCGGAGGCGGAAGCTTCAGCGCATGATGACCATATCAAAAAAGCGGAGATACCCATTAATACG is from Candidatus Nealsonbacteria bacterium CG07_land_8_20_14_0_80_39_13 and encodes:
- a CDS encoding aspartate--tRNA(Asn) ligase; translation: MERTLILKTIEKIGEKVRICGWVNSRRDHGGIVFFDLRDRSGLLQVVCPKDMAENIKDETAVAIEGEVKARPEKMVNPEIKTGTVELKADKIEILGEAETLPFDLRELNLSLPKLLDFRPLSFKNEKIRAIFKIEEEVVGGFRQALKEMDFMEFEAPAIVPANAEGGAEIFSVRYYNHEAFLAQSPQLYKQILVNGFERVFTVCHVFRAEPSVTTRHLSEYISMDAEMGFIESWKDVMGACEAVVRRIFLNVGKNQADNLKILNVELPKVSEKIPQLKMREAQEIIFQRTGRDNRKEPDLEPEDEREICKWADEKYGSELIFITHYPVKKRPFYTFADPDDPEYTMSFDLLCRGSEIVTGGRRINKYQDLLKGMEKKGIGAKNLEFYLQAFQYGMPPEGGFALGSERVVKQILGLANIREAALFPRDMERIDLSLSNTPIKKEKNGEQQGSQKK